Proteins encoded in a region of the Nicotiana tomentosiformis chromosome 9, ASM39032v3, whole genome shotgun sequence genome:
- the LOC104100779 gene encoding F-box protein SKIP27-like, with product MALLNNCENLGLGIVRSTSFGRKRVTLSNTVDVDFISTTPTKRFCSRNSFSTNEKSGLESLPKDILIRIVCGVDHDDLKSLFHVSTAIREVTLIAKKMHFEFSTPRKTLPFRNAFDMEDSGNSDEVEPPNAPKLPKIARSRLSRKKLAEISVALFASDAEENWP from the exons atggcGTTGTTGAACAATTGTGAAAATTTGGGGTTAGGCATTGTGAGAAGTACCTCGTTTGGGCGAAAACGAGTCACTTTATCGAATACAGTAGACGTTGATTTCATCTCAACAACGCCTACAAAGAGATTCTGCAGTCGGAACTCATTTTCTACAAATGAGAAATCTGGTCTTGAATCCTTGCCTAAAGATATCTTG ataaggatagTGTGTGGAGTTGATCATGATGATTTGAAGAGTCTATTTCATGTATCAACGGCAATTAGAGAAGTG ACTCTGATTGCGAAAAAAATGCATTTTGAGTTTAGTACACCGAGAAAGACTCTTCCTTTTCGGAATGCTTTTGATATGGAGGATTCGGGCAATTCCGATGAGGTAGAACCACCAAATGCTCCAAAGCTGCCGAAGATTGCAAGGTCTCGATTGAGTAGGAAGAAGTTGGCTGAGATCTCTGTAGCCTTGTTTGCCTCAGATGCCGAAGAAAATTGGCCATAG